One Brassica oleracea var. oleracea cultivar TO1000 chromosome C7, BOL, whole genome shotgun sequence genomic window carries:
- the LOC106305545 gene encoding uncharacterized protein LOC106305545, whose protein sequence is MAVLSSSSSSSAMQKGIVVTIPVLFLSASLSALIFFILSSSLSPCSCPSSPSSQNYAIVGDVRSEERISTSREDIDWVKDLIRSNGLHMHENVLRKGINPRTREQQLQDLIQYKGISHYEGDEASNHTALPCPGELLVEEHHSNYGEPWAGGRDVFEFLAEASRLKPNARVLEIGCGTLRVGLHFIRYLNPGNFHCLEKDELSLMAALRYELPSQGLLHKRPLIVRGDDMEFSKFGSDVAYDLIYASAVFLHMPDELVWTGVERLVDKLKPHEGRMFVSHNIKFCTRLGGEKCTERLASLGLESLGKQTHDSLLFNHYEIWFGFRRIKG, encoded by the exons ATGGCGGTTCTATCGTCGTCTTCTTCTTCATCGGCGATGCAGAAAGGAATCGTTGTGACTATACCAGTTCTGTTTCTATCAGCTTCGTTATCGGCACTTATCTTCTTCATCCTATCGTCTTCATTGTCTCCCTGCTCATGTCCGTCATCTCCATCCTCCCAGAACTATGCCATCGTCGGTGATGTGAGGTCGGAGGAGAGAATCTCGACGTCTCGAGAAGATATAGATTGGGTTAAAGATCTGATTAGATCGAACGGTTTGCATATGCACGAGAATGTTCTCCGGAAAGGGATTAATCCTCGCACAAGGGAACAGCAGCTCCAGGATCTCATACA GTACAAAGGTATATCGCATTACGAAGGAGATGAAGCAAGCAACCACACAGCTCTTCCATGCCCTGGTGAGTTACTTGTTGAGGAGCATCACAGCAACTACGGCGAGCCTTGGGCTGGTGGGCGCGACGTGTTCGAGTTCTTAGCTGAAGCATCCCGGTTAAAACCCAACGCGAGAGTTCTTGAGATAGGATGCGGTACGCTCCGTGTTGGTTTGCATTTCATACGTTATCTCAACCCTGGGAACTTCCACTGCCTTGAAAAAGATGAGCTTTCTCTGATGGCTGCGTTAAGGTACGAGCTCCCTTCTCAGGGTCTTCTGCATAAACGGCCTCTTATAGTCAGAGGGGACGATATGGAGTTCAGCAAGTTCGGTTCCGATGTGGCCTATGATTTGATATACGCTAGTGCGGTGTTCTTGCATATGCCTGACGAGCTGGTTTGGACTGGAGTCGAGAGGCTAGTAGATAAGTTGAAGCCTCACGAGGGGAGAATGTTTGTGTCACATAATATAAAGTTTTGTACGCGTTTAGGAGGAGAGAAATGCACAGAGAGACTAGCGAGCTTAGGACTCGAGTCCCTGGGGAAGCAAACACATGACAGTTTGTTGTTTAATCACTACGAGATCTGGTTCGGGTTTAGACGGATCAAAGGATAA
- the LOC106306839 gene encoding kinesin-like protein KIFC3 isoform X1, translated as MLISAEKEEILISQSPVSSMSVPESPQPVPLVYTDVTVVPEHERNELEKSISSLEGEVLELKSKLKSLDEKRKEVLNKIIDTKGSIRVFCRVRPFLLTERRPIREPVSFGSDNVVVRSAGVRKEFEFDKVFHQSATQEDVFGEVKPILRSALDGHNVCVLAYGQTGTGKTFTMDGTNEQPGLAPRAIKELFNEASMDHTHLVTFTMSMLEIYMGNLKDLLSARQPLRFNEASTKCNLNIQVDSKGSVEIEGLTEVEVPDFTKARWWYNKGRRVRSTSWTNVNEASSRSHCLTRITIFRRGDGVGSKTEVSKLWMIDLGGSERLLKTGAIGQTLDEGRAINLSLSALGDVIAALRRKKGHVPYRNSKLTQILKDSLGTRSKVLMLVHISPRDEDVGETICSLSFTKRARAIESNRGLTDELRKLREKKISELEEEMRDTQESCKKIITRLQEAECLLSDNKKLLRTTHEKYEEDIEEKLLSPINHLKESDATPKSSDKLVKISKSSGYVPRFMTSTVTSRLRQTMSEKEINARPQSIRSVAKTLTQLSTSQSLSLSDSRSRGLLRRSYTKPLQAAANSGTPETPKRDAKDTSLQRKNISDTPKSKMVTSSDPNVRAKLCYHRRRMSSLT; from the exons ATGTTAATTTCAGCTGAAAAAGAAGAGATCTTGATCTCTCAATCTCCAGTTAGCTCAATGTCGGTCCCTGAATCGCCACAACCTGTTCCTTTGGTCTACACCGATGTAACTGTTGTTCCTGAGCATGAAAGAAATGAGCTTGAAAAGTCAATATCAAGCCTCGAAG GGGAGGTTTTGGAACTGAAGTCAAAGCTAAAGTCATTGGATGAAAAGAGAAAGGAAGTTCTGAATAAGATTATAGACACTAAAG GAAGCATACGTGTGTTTTGTAGAGTTAGGCCATTTCTATTGACGGAAAGGAGACCGATCAGGGAGCCTGTTTCGTTTGGATCAGACAATGTTGTTGTAAGATCTGCTGGTGTTCGAAAGGAGTTTGAGTTTGATAAAGTTTTCCATCAATCAGCAACTCAAG AAGACGTTTTTGGAGAAGTAAAACCGATTCTTAGATCTGCACTTGATGGTCACAATGTATGTGTCTTAGCATATGGTCAAACTGGGACAGGAAAGACTTTCACCATG GATGGCACAAACGAGCAACCAGGCCTGGCTCCTAGAGCTATTAAGGAGCTTTTCAATGAAGCTTCAATGGATCATACACATTTGGTGACTTTTACGATGAGTATGCTGGAAATCTACATGGGTAACTTGAAAGATCTGTTGTCTGCAAGACAGCCTCTGAGGTTTAATGAAGCCTCAACTAAATG CAACCTCAATATTCAAGTAGACTCTAAGGGTTCGGTGGAAATCGAGGGGTTGACTGAAGTGGAAGTGCCGGATTTCACAAAGGCTAGATGGTGGTACAACAAAGGAAGACGAGTCAGATCAACTTCTTGGACAAATGTGAATGAAGCTTCAAGCAGATCTCATTG TTTAACAAGGATTACAATCTTTCGTCGAGGGGATGGTGTGGGGTCAAAAACTGAAGTTAGCAAGCTTTGGATGATAGATCTCGGAGGAAGCGAGAGGCTCTTAAAAACCGGTGCAATAGGGCAGACTCTGGATGAAGGAAGGGCCATAAACCTCTCACTTTCTGCTCTTGGAGATGTGATTGCAGCTTTAAGAAGAAAGAAGGGACATGTGCCTTACAG AAACAGCAAGCTAACTCAAATCCTTAAAGATTCTTTAG GTACTAGATCAAAGGTTCTGATGCTTGTGCACATAAGTCCACGTGATGAAGATGTCGGTGAAACAATTTGCTCTCTGAGCTTTACAAAACGTGCTAGAGCCATAGAGTCTAACAGAGGATTAACAGAC GAACTTCGAAAACTAAGAGAAAAGAAAATATCAGAACTTGAAGAAGAAATGCGAGACACTCAAGAGAGTTGCAAGAAGATCATAACACGCTTACAGGAAGCAGAGTGTCTGCTAAGTGATAACAAGAAACTCTTGCGGACCACTCATGAGAAGTATGAAGAAGACATCGAAGAGAAACTTCTTTCGCCTATAAATCATCTGAAAGAGAGCGATGCAACCCCAAAATCATCTGATAAACTTGTCAAAATAAGTAAGAGTTCAGGGTATGTCCCACGTTTCATGACTTCAACTGTTACTAGTCGTCTAAGGCAAACAATGTCAGAGAAGGAAATCAATGCAAGGCCTCAGAGCATAAGATCAGTTGCTAAAACTCTTACTCAGCTTTCCACTTCTCAGTCGCTTAGCCTCTCTGACTCACGTAGCAGAGGTCTCCTTCGAAGATCATACACAAAGCCACTTCAAGCTGCAGCTAACAGTGGAACACCAGAAACGCCTAAAAGGGATGCCAAAGACACTTCTTTACAGAGAAAGAATATCAGTGATACTCCAAAGAGCAAAATGGTTACATCGTCAGATCCAAATGTCAGAGCTAAACTTTGTTACCACAGGCGGAGAATGTCAAGCTTGACATGA
- the LOC106306839 gene encoding kinesin-like protein KIFC3 isoform X2, with translation MSVPESPQPVPLVYTDVTVVPEHERNELEKSISSLEGEVLELKSKLKSLDEKRKEVLNKIIDTKGSIRVFCRVRPFLLTERRPIREPVSFGSDNVVVRSAGVRKEFEFDKVFHQSATQEDVFGEVKPILRSALDGHNVCVLAYGQTGTGKTFTMDGTNEQPGLAPRAIKELFNEASMDHTHLVTFTMSMLEIYMGNLKDLLSARQPLRFNEASTKCNLNIQVDSKGSVEIEGLTEVEVPDFTKARWWYNKGRRVRSTSWTNVNEASSRSHCLTRITIFRRGDGVGSKTEVSKLWMIDLGGSERLLKTGAIGQTLDEGRAINLSLSALGDVIAALRRKKGHVPYRNSKLTQILKDSLGTRSKVLMLVHISPRDEDVGETICSLSFTKRARAIESNRGLTDELRKLREKKISELEEEMRDTQESCKKIITRLQEAECLLSDNKKLLRTTHEKYEEDIEEKLLSPINHLKESDATPKSSDKLVKISKSSGYVPRFMTSTVTSRLRQTMSEKEINARPQSIRSVAKTLTQLSTSQSLSLSDSRSRGLLRRSYTKPLQAAANSGTPETPKRDAKDTSLQRKNISDTPKSKMVTSSDPNVRAKLCYHRRRMSSLT, from the exons ATGTCGGTCCCTGAATCGCCACAACCTGTTCCTTTGGTCTACACCGATGTAACTGTTGTTCCTGAGCATGAAAGAAATGAGCTTGAAAAGTCAATATCAAGCCTCGAAG GGGAGGTTTTGGAACTGAAGTCAAAGCTAAAGTCATTGGATGAAAAGAGAAAGGAAGTTCTGAATAAGATTATAGACACTAAAG GAAGCATACGTGTGTTTTGTAGAGTTAGGCCATTTCTATTGACGGAAAGGAGACCGATCAGGGAGCCTGTTTCGTTTGGATCAGACAATGTTGTTGTAAGATCTGCTGGTGTTCGAAAGGAGTTTGAGTTTGATAAAGTTTTCCATCAATCAGCAACTCAAG AAGACGTTTTTGGAGAAGTAAAACCGATTCTTAGATCTGCACTTGATGGTCACAATGTATGTGTCTTAGCATATGGTCAAACTGGGACAGGAAAGACTTTCACCATG GATGGCACAAACGAGCAACCAGGCCTGGCTCCTAGAGCTATTAAGGAGCTTTTCAATGAAGCTTCAATGGATCATACACATTTGGTGACTTTTACGATGAGTATGCTGGAAATCTACATGGGTAACTTGAAAGATCTGTTGTCTGCAAGACAGCCTCTGAGGTTTAATGAAGCCTCAACTAAATG CAACCTCAATATTCAAGTAGACTCTAAGGGTTCGGTGGAAATCGAGGGGTTGACTGAAGTGGAAGTGCCGGATTTCACAAAGGCTAGATGGTGGTACAACAAAGGAAGACGAGTCAGATCAACTTCTTGGACAAATGTGAATGAAGCTTCAAGCAGATCTCATTG TTTAACAAGGATTACAATCTTTCGTCGAGGGGATGGTGTGGGGTCAAAAACTGAAGTTAGCAAGCTTTGGATGATAGATCTCGGAGGAAGCGAGAGGCTCTTAAAAACCGGTGCAATAGGGCAGACTCTGGATGAAGGAAGGGCCATAAACCTCTCACTTTCTGCTCTTGGAGATGTGATTGCAGCTTTAAGAAGAAAGAAGGGACATGTGCCTTACAG AAACAGCAAGCTAACTCAAATCCTTAAAGATTCTTTAG GTACTAGATCAAAGGTTCTGATGCTTGTGCACATAAGTCCACGTGATGAAGATGTCGGTGAAACAATTTGCTCTCTGAGCTTTACAAAACGTGCTAGAGCCATAGAGTCTAACAGAGGATTAACAGAC GAACTTCGAAAACTAAGAGAAAAGAAAATATCAGAACTTGAAGAAGAAATGCGAGACACTCAAGAGAGTTGCAAGAAGATCATAACACGCTTACAGGAAGCAGAGTGTCTGCTAAGTGATAACAAGAAACTCTTGCGGACCACTCATGAGAAGTATGAAGAAGACATCGAAGAGAAACTTCTTTCGCCTATAAATCATCTGAAAGAGAGCGATGCAACCCCAAAATCATCTGATAAACTTGTCAAAATAAGTAAGAGTTCAGGGTATGTCCCACGTTTCATGACTTCAACTGTTACTAGTCGTCTAAGGCAAACAATGTCAGAGAAGGAAATCAATGCAAGGCCTCAGAGCATAAGATCAGTTGCTAAAACTCTTACTCAGCTTTCCACTTCTCAGTCGCTTAGCCTCTCTGACTCACGTAGCAGAGGTCTCCTTCGAAGATCATACACAAAGCCACTTCAAGCTGCAGCTAACAGTGGAACACCAGAAACGCCTAAAAGGGATGCCAAAGACACTTCTTTACAGAGAAAGAATATCAGTGATACTCCAAAGAGCAAAATGGTTACATCGTCAGATCCAAATGTCAGAGCTAAACTTTGTTACCACAGGCGGAGAATGTCAAGCTTGACATGA
- the LOC106306838 gene encoding LOW QUALITY PROTEIN: pentatricopeptide repeat-containing protein At5g27110-like (The sequence of the model RefSeq protein was modified relative to this genomic sequence to represent the inferred CDS: deleted 2 bases in 2 codons): MQQVVKIVMFRFGNKRWNLIDTEMESSKLLSLLRVCTSAKSLKQAKLLHRRILALCLQSDVVLCKSLINVYFACKDHSSARLVSEDNIDVQSDVYIWNSLLSGYAKSSMFNEALDVFRRLLNCPICVADSYKYPNVIKACGALGREFHGRMIHRVVVKSGHVCDAVVASSLVGMYAKFNLLGDSVQVFDEMPERDVACWNAVMSCFCQSGEAEKAMEFFDWMERSGFEPNSVSLTVAVSACSRLLCLERGKEIHRKYVKRGFESDEYVNSALVDMYGKCGCLEMAREVFEHMPRKSLVAWNSMIRGFVVKGDSKSCIEILSRMIIEGARPSQTTLTSILMACSRSSNLQHGKFVHCYVIRSFVDADVFMNCSLISLYFKCGEVKLAETIFAKTQKDVVESWNVMISGYVSVGDWFKVIEVYDKMVSVGVKPDAVTFTSVLPACSQLAVLEKGKRIHLSISESGLETDELLMGALLDMYSKCGDVKEASRIFKSMPEKDVVSWTVMISAYGSHGQPREALHHFDEMQKFGVNPDSVTFLAILSACGHAGFIDEVIKFFNEMRSKYGIKPSVEHYSCLIDVLGRAGLLLEAYEIIQQKTETRDNAELLRTLFSACCLHRDHSLGDRIARLLLERYPDDASTYTSLFSLYASGESWDAAREVKLKMKEVGLKKKPGCSWIEINEQVCHFFAEDRSHLQAENVYECLSLLSGHIEASQ; the protein is encoded by the exons ATGCAACAAGTAGTTAAGATCGTTATGTTTCGTTTTGGTAACAAAAGATGGAACCTTATAGACACTGAGATGGAATCTTCCAAGTTGTTGTCTTTGCTGAGAGTATGCACCAGTGCAAAGTCTCTAAAACAAGCCAAGCTTCTTCACCGGAGGATACTCGCACTGTGTTTGCAAAGCGACGTCGTTCTCTGCAAAAGTCTGATCAATGTCTACTTCGCTTGCAAGGACCATTCCTCGGCGAGACTCGTCTCCGAGGACAACATCGATGTCCAATCGGATGTCTACATCTGGAACTCCCTCTTGTCTGGTTACGCAAAGAGCTCCATGTTCAACGAAGCTCTTGACGTTTTCAGGAGATTGCTGAATTGCCCAATTTGCGTTGCGGATTCTTACAAGTACCCAAATGTGATCAAGGCTTGTGGTGCGCTGGGTAGAGAGTTTCACGGTAGAATGATTCACCGTGTTGTGGTGAAGAGTGGGCATGTTTGTGATGCGGTCGTGGCTAGCTCTTTGGTTGGAATGTACGCGAAGTTTAATTTGTTGGGAGATTCAGTACAAGTGTTCGACGAAATGCCTGAGAGAGACGTTGCGTGTTGGAACGCGGTTATGTCCTGTTTTTGTCAAAGCGGGGAGGCGGAGAAGGCTATGGAGTTTTTTGATTGGATGGAAAGGTCTGGTTTTGAGCCTAACTCGGTGTCGCTGACGGTAGCTGTATCAGCTTGCTCGAGGCTGTTGTGTTTGGAGAGAGGGAAGGAGATCCATAGAAAGTATGTGAAGAGAGGGTTCGAGTCAGATGAGTATGTGAACTCTGCGCTTGTGGATATGTATGGGAAGTGTGGGTGTTTGGAGATGGCGAGAGAAGTTTTTGAGCACATGCCTAGAAAGAGTTTGGTCGCTTGGAACTCTATGATCAGAGGATTTGTCGTTAAG GGAGATAGTAAGTCATGCATTGAGATTTTGAGTAGGATGATCATAGAAGGAGCTCGGCCTAGTCAGACAACCTTGACCAGCATTCTAATGGCTTGCTCTCGGTCATCGAATCTCCAACATGGAAAATTCGTACACTGTTATGTGATTAGAAGCTTTGTAGACGCAGATGTTTTTATGAACTGTTCCCTGATTAGTCTTTACTTCAAGTGTGGTGAAGTAAAGTTGGCTGAAACCATCTTTGCGAAGACGCAGAAGGATGTAGTTGAGTCATGGAATGTTATGATATCTGGTTACGTCAGTGTAGGTGATTGGTTTAAGGTTATTGAAGTGTATGACAAAATGGTGAGCGTTGGAGTGAAGCCAGACGCAGTAACGTTCACAAGTGTTTTACCTGCTTGCTCGCAACTGGCTGTGTTGGAGAAAGGCAAGCGGATTCATTTGTCGATCAGTGAGAGTGGGCTCGAAACAGACGAGTTGCTGATGGGTGCACTTCTTGACATGTATTCCAAATGCGGCGATGTTAAAGAGGCTTCTAGAATCTTTAAAAGTATGCCAGAGAAGGATGTTGTGTCCTGGACAGTAATGATCTCTGCGTATGGATCTCACGGTCAGCCCAGAGAAGCGCTTCACCATTTTGATGAAATGCAGAAGTTTGGTGTAAACCCTGATAGTGTTACTTTTCTTGCTATATTGTCAGCTTGTGGTCATGCTGGGTTTATTGATGAAGTTATCAAGTTTTTTAATGAAATGAGATCCAAGTACGGAATCAAGCCTAGTGTTGAACACTACTCGTGCTTGATTGACGTTCTTGGGAGAGCAGGTCTGTTGCTTGAAGCTTACGAGATTATTCAACAA AAAACAGAGACAAGGGATAATGCAGAGCTTCTCAGAACTCTCTTCTCCGCCTGTTGCTTGCACCGGGACCATTCATTGGGAGATAGAATCGCAAGGTTACTTTTGGAGAGATATCCAGATGATGCATCAACCTACACGTCCTTGTTCAGTTTGTATGCTTCTGGTGAGTCATGGGATGCAGCAAGGGAAGTCAAACTGAAGATGAAAGAAGTGGGACTGAAGAAGAAGCCTGGCTGCAGTTGGATTGAGATTAATGAACAAGTGTGCCACTTCTTTGCTGAGGACAGGTCTCATCTACAAGCTGAGAATGTTTATGAATGTCTTTCCCTTTTAAGTGGCCATATTGAAGCTAGTCAATGA